The proteins below come from a single Aminivibrio pyruvatiphilus genomic window:
- a CDS encoding ABC transporter permease: MKFLSAFYRRKIALAGLLIIGVLVVSALLAPYLATFDPQEMNTVDKLRSPDGTYYFGTDNFGRDIFSRVVFGARTSLTGSAGVILFSLSIGVLIGVSSGYFRRIEPYLMRLIDVLMAFPPLLLALVLVSILGRGMGNVIIAVGATYLTRTTRIVYGLTLKLREEPYIEAAIASGVKQKWIILKHILPNMMSPLIVQATFTFAFSLLDMAALDFLGLGIPPSIPSWGNMLSEGRMYLTRAPWLLIFPGACIVLTVLSFNLVGDVLRDRLDPHFRRDIEGV, from the coding sequence ATGAAATTTCTTTCGGCCTTTTACAGGAGAAAAATTGCTCTCGCCGGGCTCCTCATCATAGGGGTGCTGGTCGTTTCGGCCCTGCTCGCCCCGTATCTCGCCACCTTCGATCCCCAGGAGATGAACACCGTGGACAAGCTCCGCTCCCCTGACGGGACCTACTATTTCGGGACCGACAATTTCGGCAGGGACATTTTCAGCCGGGTGGTGTTCGGAGCACGGACGAGCCTCACAGGATCCGCGGGGGTCATCCTTTTTTCACTTTCCATCGGCGTGCTCATCGGCGTGTCGTCCGGGTACTTCAGAAGGATCGAGCCGTACCTCATGCGCCTAATCGATGTCCTCATGGCCTTTCCTCCGCTGCTCCTCGCCCTGGTGCTCGTCTCCATCCTCGGGCGGGGCATGGGGAATGTGATCATTGCCGTGGGGGCCACCTATCTCACCCGGACAACCCGGATCGTCTACGGCCTGACCCTGAAGCTCCGGGAGGAGCCGTACATCGAAGCCGCCATTGCTTCGGGAGTGAAGCAGAAATGGATCATCCTGAAGCATATTCTGCCCAACATGATGTCCCCCCTCATCGTCCAGGCCACGTTCACCTTCGCCTTTTCCCTCCTGGACATGGCGGCCCTGGACTTTCTCGGTCTCGGCATTCCGCCGTCCATCCCGAGCTGGGGCAACATGCTGAGCGAGGGCAGGATGTACCTCACGAGGGCGCCGTGGCTCCTTATTTTCCCGGGAGCCTGCATCGTCCTGACCGTCCTTTCCTTCAACCTTGTGGGAGATGTCCTCCGCGACCGGCTTGACCCGCACTTCCGCCGGGACATCGAGGGGGTGTGA
- a CDS encoding ABC transporter permease → MFSYIARRIGSMIPSLLLASIIVFSFIHLIPGDPAQIMLGDQATPEQVQGLREAMGLDRPLYVQYGRWLSGVVRGDFGTSIFFHQPVLHVILDRAETSVLIAVFSMMLIVLVGVPIGILSAVRYNSRLDQLFSGLSMFFASVPTFWLGLNLMLLFSVMLRWLPTSGFPSILESGEWSNLRYLVLPCITLAAPNSALIIRLTRSSMLDVAKADYVKTARAKGLSEGAVNIRHIFRNSLISVVSALGFTFVALMAGTVVTETVFSLPGIGRLVVESVLRRDYPTIQGIILIIAFLYMVINLLVDLSFALLDPRIRYS, encoded by the coding sequence GTGTTTTCATATATAGCCAGGCGGATCGGGAGCATGATTCCGTCTCTCCTTCTCGCCTCGATCATCGTATTTTCATTTATTCACCTGATTCCTGGAGACCCCGCCCAGATCATGCTGGGAGACCAGGCGACGCCGGAACAGGTCCAGGGTCTCCGGGAAGCCATGGGCCTCGACCGTCCTTTATACGTGCAGTACGGCCGCTGGCTCTCGGGAGTGGTGAGGGGAGATTTCGGGACATCCATATTTTTTCACCAGCCGGTGCTCCACGTCATCCTCGACCGCGCTGAAACAAGCGTTCTCATTGCCGTTTTTTCCATGATGCTCATCGTTCTCGTGGGGGTCCCCATAGGAATCCTTTCGGCCGTCCGGTACAACAGCCGGCTCGACCAGCTTTTTTCAGGCCTTTCCATGTTTTTCGCATCGGTGCCCACCTTCTGGCTCGGGCTGAACCTGATGCTCCTTTTCTCGGTGATGCTGCGGTGGCTTCCCACCTCGGGGTTTCCTTCCATTCTGGAATCAGGGGAATGGTCGAACCTCCGCTATCTCGTTCTCCCCTGCATCACCCTGGCCGCTCCCAATTCGGCCCTCATCATCCGCCTGACACGGTCGAGCATGCTTGACGTGGCCAAGGCAGATTACGTGAAGACCGCCCGGGCAAAGGGATTGTCCGAGGGAGCCGTCAATATACGGCACATCTTCCGGAATTCGCTCATCTCCGTGGTATCCGCCCTTGGGTTTACTTTCGTGGCCCTCATGGCGGGAACCGTGGTGACCGAAACGGTCTTCTCCCTTCCGGGGATCGGGCGGCTCGTGGTGGAATCGGTTCTGAGAAGGGACTATCCCACCATCCAGGGAATCATTCTCATCATAGCTTTTCTGTACATGGTGATCAATCTCCTGGTGGACCTGTCCTTTGCCCTTCTGGATCCGCGGATCCGGTACAGCTAG
- a CDS encoding ABC transporter substrate-binding protein, which yields MNRMRTILLWSLCFLVIAAGAAFAAEKGGVLRVAVIDEPPTLDQHVVTSDLTTMIAQHIFEGLYTFDSKYSPVPLLVKSEEMKDDGKTAVLTLREGVKFHNGKELDAEDVLASMERWGKFGARGPVLFSNLEKVEATGKYEVTLTFKAPFAPWKNLLAFMNGGPVIYPKDVASGAEKTPITPEQYIGTGPYKFAERNPGRYIKLVRNEEYTARTEAADGYAGKREALFDEIRFIPVPDVGTRVNGVKAGDYDYAEQILGDLFDSLKEDPSVVTTVNQGANQGMMFFNSREGVLKVNSKLRQALQAAVNMEPVLQSAIGPAELWKASGSFMPESTLWYSKAGLDRFSANNPELAKKLAKEAGYNGEKITLMASTSYKFHYDSTLVIVKQLQAAGFNIDHQIYDWATLISKRGDPAQWDIFFTHHGFVPDPILYTFMSESYPGWWITETKRALAAEFAGTLDAAKRKAVWDKIQALVYEEVPVMKTGDHFTYDIYSPKVQGLSASSLIWPKFWGVSFGK from the coding sequence ATGAATCGGATGAGAACTATCCTGTTGTGGAGCCTGTGTTTCCTTGTCATCGCCGCCGGAGCGGCATTCGCTGCGGAAAAGGGCGGGGTCCTCCGTGTCGCCGTCATCGACGAGCCTCCCACCCTCGACCAGCACGTGGTGACTTCCGACCTGACCACCATGATCGCCCAGCATATTTTCGAGGGGCTCTATACTTTCGATTCCAAGTACAGTCCCGTTCCGCTCCTGGTGAAATCCGAAGAAATGAAGGACGATGGAAAAACAGCTGTTCTTACGCTCCGCGAAGGCGTGAAGTTCCATAACGGCAAGGAGCTGGATGCGGAAGACGTGCTCGCCTCCATGGAGCGCTGGGGCAAGTTCGGCGCCCGCGGTCCCGTGCTCTTCAGCAACCTGGAAAAGGTGGAAGCCACGGGCAAGTACGAAGTGACCCTTACCTTCAAGGCTCCCTTCGCTCCGTGGAAGAACCTCCTGGCCTTCATGAACGGCGGTCCCGTGATCTACCCGAAGGATGTGGCGTCCGGCGCCGAGAAAACGCCGATCACCCCCGAGCAGTACATCGGCACGGGGCCCTACAAATTTGCCGAGAGGAACCCGGGGCGCTACATCAAGCTGGTCCGCAACGAAGAATATACCGCCAGGACAGAGGCCGCCGACGGTTATGCCGGCAAGCGGGAAGCCCTCTTTGACGAAATCCGCTTCATTCCCGTCCCCGACGTGGGAACGCGGGTCAACGGCGTCAAGGCTGGAGATTACGATTATGCCGAGCAGATCCTGGGCGACCTCTTCGACTCCCTGAAAGAAGATCCTTCGGTGGTCACCACCGTCAACCAGGGCGCAAACCAGGGGATGATGTTCTTCAACTCGAGAGAGGGAGTGCTGAAGGTTAATTCCAAGCTCCGCCAGGCCCTCCAGGCTGCCGTGAACATGGAGCCGGTGCTCCAGTCGGCCATCGGTCCTGCGGAACTGTGGAAAGCTTCCGGCTCCTTTATGCCCGAGAGCACTCTCTGGTATTCGAAGGCCGGGCTCGACAGGTTCAGCGCCAACAATCCCGAACTCGCAAAAAAACTCGCGAAAGAGGCGGGGTACAACGGCGAGAAGATTACCCTCATGGCGTCCACGTCATACAAGTTTCATTACGACAGCACTCTCGTGATCGTGAAGCAGCTCCAGGCGGCAGGCTTCAACATCGACCACCAGATCTATGACTGGGCGACCCTCATCTCCAAGCGCGGCGACCCGGCACAGTGGGATATTTTCTTCACCCACCACGGTTTTGTTCCAGATCCCATCCTATATACATTTATGAGCGAGTCCTACCCAGGGTGGTGGATCACGGAAACGAAGAGGGCCCTTGCCGCCGAATTCGCCGGTACCCTGGACGCGGCAAAGCGCAAGGCAGTATGGGACAAGATCCAGGCACTTGTCTACGAAGAAGTACCCGTGATGAAGACGGGAGATCACTTTACCTACGACATCTACAGCCCGAAGGTTCAGGGACTCTCCGCGTCGTCCCTCATCTGGCCCAAATTCTGGGGCGTTTCGTTTGGGAAGTAG
- a CDS encoding amidohydrolase/deacetylase family metallohydrolase, whose product MRAEQQVPEKDFFLPPEGSVIIRGGRVIDPANGVDEVCDLALSGGRVAGRGKALPWCGASKVIDAEGLIVTPGIVDIHSHLFATPGNPNAWAGEYSVFPDGFSFRSGVTTMVDAGSAGWRNFDLFRVSVIDRAKTRVFSFLNIASFGMVSDIIEQHAPDFDPKTTAAKAEKHRDVIVGIKSAHYWHPGWESVDRAVEAGELSGLPVMVDFGYFMKERPYWRLVSEKLRKGDISTHCYRGPVPVVDGNGKVFPYLFEARERGVLFDLGHGGGSFLFRNAVPAFAQGFYPDSISSDLHVQSMNAAMMDMPTTMSKCLAMGMPLGEVIARSSAVPARMIGHPELGHLSPGAPGDVTLWNLREGTFGFKDSVGGRLRSDRRLECEMTILGGEVVWDLNARDGTEFGEIPFGEGIREGEFFIPPER is encoded by the coding sequence ATGAGAGCGGAGCAGCAGGTTCCCGAAAAGGATTTTTTTCTTCCCCCCGAGGGGAGCGTGATCATCAGGGGCGGCAGGGTTATTGATCCCGCGAACGGAGTGGACGAGGTCTGCGATCTCGCCCTGTCCGGCGGCAGGGTCGCCGGGAGAGGAAAGGCCCTTCCGTGGTGCGGCGCATCGAAGGTGATCGACGCAGAGGGGCTGATAGTCACACCGGGGATTGTCGATATCCACAGCCACCTGTTTGCCACGCCGGGAAACCCCAACGCCTGGGCGGGCGAGTACAGTGTGTTTCCCGACGGGTTCAGCTTCCGGAGCGGAGTGACCACCATGGTGGACGCCGGAAGCGCAGGATGGCGGAACTTCGACCTGTTTCGGGTATCGGTGATCGACCGGGCGAAGACCCGGGTGTTCTCCTTCCTGAATATCGCCAGCTTCGGGATGGTGAGCGACATCATCGAACAGCACGCCCCCGACTTCGATCCGAAGACGACGGCGGCAAAGGCGGAGAAACACCGGGATGTCATTGTGGGCATCAAAAGCGCCCATTACTGGCACCCGGGGTGGGAGTCCGTGGACCGGGCCGTGGAGGCAGGGGAGCTGTCGGGCCTGCCGGTGATGGTGGATTTCGGCTATTTTATGAAGGAGCGTCCCTACTGGCGGCTTGTGTCGGAAAAGCTCAGGAAGGGCGACATCAGCACCCACTGCTACAGGGGGCCCGTCCCCGTGGTGGACGGGAATGGGAAAGTGTTCCCGTACCTCTTCGAAGCCCGGGAAAGAGGAGTCCTGTTCGACCTGGGCCACGGCGGGGGGAGCTTCCTCTTCCGGAACGCCGTGCCGGCCTTTGCCCAGGGATTCTACCCCGATTCCATCTCCTCGGACCTTCACGTCCAGAGCATGAACGCTGCCATGATGGACATGCCCACCACCATGTCCAAGTGTCTCGCCATGGGGATGCCCCTCGGCGAGGTTATCGCCCGCTCCTCCGCTGTCCCGGCCCGCATGATCGGCCATCCGGAGCTGGGGCATCTTTCGCCCGGGGCTCCGGGGGACGTGACGCTCTGGAATCTTAGGGAGGGGACCTTCGGCTTCAAGGATTCCGTCGGGGGGCGCCTTCGGTCTGACCGGAGGCTCGAGTGCGAAATGACGATCCTCGGAGGGGAAGTGGTCTGGGACCTCAACGCCCGGGACGGGACGGAATTCGGCGAGATCCCCTTTGGGGAAGGGATACGGGAAGGCGAGTTTTTCATTCCTCCGGAGCGTTGA
- a CDS encoding helix-turn-helix transcriptional regulator has protein sequence MKRVQEEFAFFESLMKGLTAIFGTNCEVVLHDLTESYESTVVMIENGHVTDRRVGDCGSNLGLEVLRGTVRNGDKYGYFTNTRDGRVLRSSSVYVRDDEGKVIGCLCINFDVSNLMVADKTIRSLISSGEGEKEEEFFVNDVNQLLDALLQKAMEEVGKPVSYMTRDDRIRVVKYLDQKGAFLITKSGNRICQFLDISKFTLYSYLDEIHSEIQPSK, from the coding sequence TTGAAACGAGTCCAGGAAGAATTCGCTTTTTTCGAGTCCCTCATGAAAGGACTCACCGCCATCTTCGGAACGAACTGCGAAGTGGTGCTCCATGATCTCACCGAAAGCTACGAAAGCACTGTGGTCATGATCGAGAACGGCCACGTCACAGACCGGCGCGTGGGAGACTGCGGAAGCAACCTCGGCCTGGAAGTCCTCCGCGGTACCGTGCGCAACGGAGACAAGTACGGTTATTTTACCAACACCCGGGACGGGAGGGTACTCCGTTCATCGTCCGTTTATGTCCGCGACGACGAAGGAAAGGTCATCGGGTGCCTGTGCATCAACTTCGACGTCTCGAACCTCATGGTTGCCGACAAGACCATCCGTTCCCTCATTTCCAGCGGCGAGGGGGAAAAGGAAGAGGAATTCTTCGTCAACGACGTGAACCAGCTTCTGGACGCCCTGCTGCAAAAAGCCATGGAGGAGGTGGGCAAGCCGGTTTCCTACATGACCAGGGACGACAGGATCAGGGTGGTGAAATACCTCGACCAGAAGGGCGCATTCCTCATCACCAAGTCGGGAAACCGGATCTGCCAGTTTCTCGATATTTCCAAGTTTACGCTGTACTCCTATCTTGACGAGATCCATTCAGAAATTCAACCTTCAAAATAA
- a CDS encoding bifunctional 4-hydroxy-2-oxoglutarate aldolase/2-dehydro-3-deoxy-phosphogluconate aldolase, with protein MNIRKYEVLHRIHELGVVGIIRTPDVANGISSAEAIFQGGITALEVSTTFPGALDIMKSAAASHKSSGLILGAGTVADSETAKLCIDAGAEFIVSHCFSEEVAKLCNRYGVAYMPGVGTVTEIVRAMEWGAEVVKAFPGEVLGPKFIKAVHGPLPNAQIMPIGGVSPNNLEDWFLAGAFAVGLRSALVKPEGREGDYPAIRQTAEEIVARIARIRCHV; from the coding sequence ATGAACATCAGAAAATATGAAGTCCTGCACCGCATCCACGAACTCGGCGTCGTCGGCATTATCCGGACCCCCGACGTGGCCAACGGTATTTCCTCCGCCGAGGCGATCTTCCAGGGAGGGATCACCGCCCTGGAAGTCTCCACCACATTCCCCGGAGCCCTGGACATCATGAAGAGCGCCGCCGCCTCCCACAAGAGCAGCGGGCTCATCCTGGGCGCCGGAACGGTGGCCGATTCGGAGACGGCAAAACTGTGCATCGACGCCGGGGCCGAGTTCATCGTCTCCCACTGTTTCAGCGAAGAGGTGGCGAAGCTGTGCAACCGCTACGGCGTGGCCTACATGCCCGGCGTGGGCACGGTGACGGAGATTGTCCGGGCCATGGAATGGGGGGCGGAAGTGGTGAAGGCCTTCCCCGGGGAAGTGCTGGGGCCCAAGTTCATCAAGGCGGTCCACGGGCCTCTCCCGAATGCGCAGATAATGCCCATCGGAGGCGTCAGCCCGAACAACCTGGAAGACTGGTTCCTCGCGGGGGCTTTTGCCGTCGGCCTGAGAAGCGCCCTCGTCAAACCTGAGGGGCGGGAGGGGGACTACCCCGCCATCCGGCAGACGGCCGAAGAGATCGTCGCCCGTATCGCCCGGATCCGCTGCCACGTGTAA
- the dgoD gene encoding galactonate dehydratase, which produces MARIERLDLYKVPPRWLFLKITTDGGVEGWGEPVVEGRADTVAAAVKEMGDYLVGADPTKIEDLWQTLYRGGFYRGGPILMSAISGIEQALWDITGKMAGLPIHRMMGGAVRDKMRVYSWIGGDRPDDVVTEAKKRVDAGMTAVKMNGTEEMAWIDSFTKVEEVLARVQALRDAFGHSLDIAVDFHGRVHTAMARVLMKELEPYRLMFIEEPVLVENREAFRELRRHTVTPIATGERNFGRWDFKDLITGGGVDILQPDLSHAGGIWEVRKIAAMAEAYDIAIAPHCPLGPIALAACLQLDFCTPNAFIQEQSLGIHYNQGADLLDYLEDPSVFHYRDGHVSPPEGPGLGIAVSGATVLEKSRVGHNWKNPVWRNADGSVAEW; this is translated from the coding sequence ATGGCCAGGATCGAACGGCTTGACCTCTACAAAGTCCCGCCCCGGTGGCTCTTTCTGAAGATCACCACCGACGGGGGCGTGGAAGGCTGGGGAGAACCCGTGGTCGAGGGACGGGCAGACACCGTGGCGGCGGCCGTGAAGGAGATGGGCGACTATCTCGTCGGCGCGGACCCCACGAAGATCGAGGATCTCTGGCAGACCCTCTACCGGGGCGGCTTCTACCGGGGCGGTCCCATCCTCATGAGCGCCATCTCAGGCATCGAGCAGGCCCTCTGGGACATTACCGGAAAAATGGCCGGCCTGCCCATCCACAGGATGATGGGCGGCGCCGTGCGGGACAAAATGAGGGTCTACTCCTGGATCGGCGGCGACCGTCCCGACGACGTCGTGACGGAGGCCAAAAAGCGGGTCGATGCGGGGATGACCGCCGTCAAGATGAACGGCACGGAGGAAATGGCCTGGATCGACAGCTTCACAAAGGTGGAGGAAGTGCTTGCCCGGGTGCAGGCCCTGCGGGACGCCTTCGGCCATTCCCTGGACATCGCCGTGGACTTCCACGGAAGGGTTCACACCGCCATGGCCCGGGTGCTCATGAAGGAGCTGGAACCCTACCGCCTCATGTTCATCGAGGAGCCTGTGCTGGTGGAGAACCGGGAGGCCTTCAGGGAGCTCCGGCGGCACACCGTCACCCCCATCGCCACGGGAGAGCGGAACTTCGGCCGGTGGGACTTCAAGGACCTCATCACCGGCGGAGGGGTGGACATTCTCCAGCCCGACCTCAGCCATGCGGGAGGCATCTGGGAGGTCCGTAAGATCGCCGCCATGGCTGAAGCCTACGATATCGCCATCGCTCCCCACTGCCCTCTCGGCCCCATAGCCCTGGCGGCGTGCCTGCAGCTCGACTTCTGCACGCCCAACGCCTTCATCCAGGAGCAGAGCCTGGGCATTCACTACAACCAGGGAGCGGACCTGCTGGACTACCTGGAGGACCCGTCAGTCTTCCATTACAGGGACGGACATGTTTCCCCGCCTGAAGGGCCGGGACTGGGCATAGCGGTCAGCGGGGCAACGGTGCTGGAAAAGAGCCGGGTGGGACACAACTGGAAAAACCCGGTCTGGCGGAACGCCGACGGATCGGTGGCAGAGTGGTAG
- a CDS encoding TRAP transporter large permease — protein sequence MLVLSTFLGSLLVLSLAGLPIGFAIGLTSMVLMFVLGTPDAMVLARRMISGVDVYTLLAIPFFMLAGEFMNRAGLVKDILLFANALIGRVRGGLAYVNVVGSMLFAGISGSAVADAAALGSLEMPMMEESGYDRGFSAAITAASSIIGPIIPPSIPMIILGSIGQISISKLFLGGAIPGILIGFALMGVCWYLSRKRQYPAGERVSIREFFRIFAKTIWALILPLIILGGVLGGIFTATEAGAVAVVYACIVSYFVYGVKFNAYPEIFRAAALNTGVVMLVCATAMALTWYLAVGQVPQLLTAFITGLTSDRLVFLFILNVLLFLVGMFIDLTPSLFLLVPILLPVARAYGLDPVHFGVIMVTNLCVGLITPPVGTVLYVTNSIAKISLGQLVKELLPMYVVLFAVVLLVTYVPFLVLWLPSFL from the coding sequence ATGCTTGTGCTTTCGACCTTTCTGGGTTCCCTGCTCGTCCTTTCGCTTGCAGGGCTTCCCATCGGTTTTGCCATCGGGCTGACGAGCATGGTGCTCATGTTCGTCCTGGGCACTCCCGACGCCATGGTACTGGCCCGGCGGATGATCTCGGGGGTGGACGTGTACACTCTCCTGGCCATCCCCTTCTTCATGCTTGCCGGTGAATTCATGAACAGGGCCGGGCTGGTGAAGGACATCCTGCTCTTCGCCAATGCCCTCATCGGCAGGGTCAGAGGCGGACTGGCCTACGTGAACGTGGTGGGCAGCATGCTCTTTGCGGGCATCAGCGGGTCTGCCGTCGCCGACGCCGCCGCCCTGGGGTCCCTGGAAATGCCCATGATGGAGGAATCAGGGTACGACCGGGGTTTTTCCGCCGCCATCACTGCGGCCTCCTCGATTATCGGGCCCATCATCCCTCCGAGCATCCCCATGATCATCCTGGGCTCCATCGGCCAGATCTCCATCTCGAAACTGTTTCTCGGCGGGGCCATCCCCGGCATCCTCATAGGTTTCGCCCTGATGGGGGTCTGCTGGTATCTCTCCCGGAAAAGGCAGTATCCCGCCGGCGAGCGGGTCAGCATTCGGGAGTTCTTCCGGATCTTCGCCAAGACCATCTGGGCCCTCATTCTGCCTCTCATCATCCTGGGCGGCGTTCTCGGGGGGATATTCACGGCCACGGAAGCCGGCGCGGTGGCCGTGGTCTACGCCTGTATCGTCTCCTACTTCGTCTACGGGGTGAAGTTCAACGCCTACCCGGAGATCTTCCGCGCCGCTGCCCTGAACACCGGGGTGGTCATGCTCGTCTGCGCCACCGCCATGGCCCTGACCTGGTACCTGGCCGTGGGACAGGTGCCCCAGCTGCTGACGGCCTTCATCACGGGCCTGACCAGCGACAGGCTTGTCTTCCTGTTCATCCTGAATGTCCTGCTCTTCCTGGTGGGCATGTTCATCGACCTCACGCCGTCCCTGTTCCTGCTGGTTCCCATCCTCCTGCCCGTGGCCAGGGCCTATGGCCTCGATCCCGTCCACTTCGGCGTGATCATGGTGACCAACCTCTGCGTGGGGCTCATCACTCCCCCCGTGGGTACGGTGCTCTACGTCACCAACTCCATCGCCAAGATTTCCCTGGGGCAGCTGGTGAAAGAGCTGCTTCCCATGTACGTGGTTCTCTTCGCGGTGGTGCTGCTGGTCACCTACGTGCCCTTCCTCGTGCTCTGGCTTCCGTCCTTCCTGTAG
- a CDS encoding TRAP transporter small permease, giving the protein MRIWKSLYDGIYRLIDVIMIVSLIVMVLSVFTNVFFRYFDHAFTWVDEVSRFAFVWLCFSAFVAGMRRMMHPAFTMISDRFTGRSGQVYRTVILGLILVFTAFVLVGGAQYVYRIRIQKTSILLISVAWQYSAVPIMSALMLVEIVKQLKDTWFPAKEGSL; this is encoded by the coding sequence TTGCGTATCTGGAAGTCGCTGTACGACGGTATCTATCGGCTCATTGACGTGATCATGATCGTCAGCCTGATCGTCATGGTGCTGTCGGTTTTCACCAACGTTTTCTTCCGCTATTTTGATCATGCCTTTACCTGGGTGGACGAGGTGAGCCGTTTTGCCTTTGTCTGGCTTTGTTTCAGCGCGTTTGTCGCCGGAATGAGGCGCATGATGCACCCCGCGTTCACCATGATTTCGGACCGCTTCACCGGCAGGAGCGGCCAGGTGTACAGAACTGTCATTCTCGGCCTCATTCTCGTCTTCACGGCCTTTGTCCTTGTGGGAGGGGCCCAGTACGTCTACCGGATTCGGATCCAGAAGACGTCGATCCTTCTTATCTCCGTGGCCTGGCAGTATTCCGCCGTCCCGATCATGTCCGCCCTGATGCTGGTGGAGATAGTCAAGCAGCTCAAGGACACGTGGTTCCCCGCGAAGGAGGGAAGCCTCTGA
- a CDS encoding TRAP transporter substrate-binding protein — MMKRSGVLFLALVVLVSFVGSASAAKVIKIANYFPAENFANKVLYETFKPMVEKETNGELEIQVYPNSQLGAEQEFVEGVQLGTIEMAMTGNLWENTVDIFKLLQLPYLVNSYEHADEVFNGPIGQKVYKHLEPLGVKILGAFPRGFRVISNNKKPINSMDDCKGIKMRVWQGEVIIKLMQGFGFSTVVMPMSEVFTALQQGVVEGQDNPLETSYYSGWYDVQKHVAITNHIFGFQYFVVNQKFWDGLTDSQRDAINKAVAVSIKEITEATKKGDAELIRLTEEKGLKVTYPDLAPFRQAAVPIIEEFLKKTPDAEPIYREIVEAGKKFEKK, encoded by the coding sequence ATGATGAAACGTTCCGGTGTCCTGTTCCTCGCGCTTGTTGTTCTCGTTTCGTTCGTCGGGTCCGCTTCGGCGGCGAAGGTCATCAAGATCGCCAACTATTTCCCCGCGGAGAATTTCGCCAACAAGGTCCTGTATGAAACCTTCAAGCCCATGGTCGAAAAGGAGACCAACGGCGAGCTCGAGATCCAGGTCTACCCCAACAGCCAGCTCGGAGCTGAGCAGGAATTCGTCGAGGGAGTGCAGCTCGGCACCATCGAGATGGCCATGACGGGAAATCTCTGGGAGAATACCGTGGACATCTTCAAGCTCCTCCAGCTTCCCTACCTCGTGAACAGCTACGAACACGCCGACGAGGTGTTCAACGGCCCCATCGGCCAGAAGGTGTACAAGCACCTCGAGCCCCTCGGCGTGAAGATTCTCGGCGCCTTCCCCAGGGGATTCCGGGTCATCTCCAACAACAAGAAGCCCATCAACTCCATGGACGACTGCAAGGGAATCAAGATGCGGGTCTGGCAGGGCGAAGTCATCATCAAGCTCATGCAGGGCTTCGGCTTCAGCACCGTGGTCATGCCCATGAGCGAAGTGTTCACCGCTCTCCAGCAGGGCGTCGTCGAGGGACAGGACAATCCCCTGGAGACCTCCTACTACTCCGGCTGGTATGATGTGCAGAAGCACGTGGCCATCACCAACCACATCTTCGGATTCCAGTATTTCGTGGTCAACCAGAAGTTCTGGGACGGCCTCACCGACTCCCAGAGAGACGCCATCAACAAGGCCGTTGCCGTGTCCATCAAGGAAATCACCGAGGCCACCAAGAAGGGCGATGCGGAACTCATCAGGCTCACCGAGGAAAAGGGCCTCAAGGTCACCTATCCCGACCTTGCACCCTTCCGTCAGGCCGCCGTACCCATCATCGAGGAATTCCTGAAGAAGACCCCCGATGCCGAGCCCATCTACAGGGAGATCGTGGAAGCCGGCAAAAAATTCGAAAAGAAGTAG
- a CDS encoding PIN domain-containing protein, which produces MKKYIYIDYENLPGVQVENIEDAKVLIFLGENQKKIPTETIRKTQPMGDRVEWVTISGVGRNALDFHIAYYLAKNHTDPSSCHYIVSMDAGYDPLIKHVALFGQKVKRIITLEDIKEKPTLSKDLAPKYAKVLEILKKQDKTRRPKSRKTLSSSIDTLFQGQATKEDIELIVEHLFRERFIEEKNKRIAYLD; this is translated from the coding sequence ATGAAGAAGTATATTTACATCGACTACGAGAATCTGCCGGGAGTCCAGGTGGAGAATATCGAGGACGCGAAGGTTCTCATCTTCCTCGGCGAGAACCAGAAGAAAATACCCACGGAGACCATCAGGAAGACCCAGCCCATGGGCGACCGGGTGGAGTGGGTGACCATCAGCGGCGTGGGGCGGAACGCCCTGGATTTTCATATCGCCTATTACCTTGCGAAGAACCATACCGATCCGTCGTCCTGCCACTACATCGTCTCCATGGACGCGGGATACGACCCGCTGATCAAGCACGTGGCCCTCTTCGGCCAGAAGGTGAAGCGCATCATCACCCTGGAGGACATCAAGGAGAAGCCCACCCTCAGCAAGGACCTGGCGCCGAAATACGCCAAGGTACTGGAAATACTGAAGAAACAGGACAAGACCCGCCGCCCCAAGTCACGGAAGACCCTTTCATCAAGCATCGACACTCTCTTCCAGGGGCAGGCCACGAAGGAGGACATAGAACTCATAGTGGAGCATCTCTTCCGGGAGCGGTTCATCGAGGAGAAGAACAAGCGCATCGCCTATCTCGACTGA